In the genome of Polynucleobacter sp. TSB-Sco08W16, the window GGTGGTTGAAGTCATATGTTTCCCTATGAAAATTGAATTTTTTAATCCAGTGATTTTAACATTTTGGTCATATTTGACGTATTGACCTAGATCGGGGTTCAGCTCTTATTAAAGGCTTACTTCCCAATACAGAATTGGCTAAAGATTTTTCCCAAAAGATCATCTGGAAGCAGCTTTCCGGTAATCTGCCCAAGGTGATTTTGGGCTAAAAAGAGCTCTTCTGCGAACAATTCAAGCGAATTGTTGCCATTTGCAGCGAATTGTTCAGATTTTTCAATATGTTCAGCAGCACGCTCAATACAGTCAAGATGCCGCCTGCGGGCTACGATTGCGCCCTCCTGGGGCCCATTCCACCCAACCGTTTCAAGGATTTTGTGCTTTAAAAGATCGATTCCATCGCCTTTTTTGGCTGAAATGAGAATTGCCTCAGGATTGACAAGGAGTTCCTTGGACAAAAGATCTGATTTGTTAAGCACCTCCAATATGGGGCACTTAGAGGGTAGAGCCTCCATAATTTGCACCTTTAACTCGCTTGTCTCGCTCTGGGCATCGGCGGCCGTCAAGAAAACCACCAAGTCTGCCAAGCGAATTGCGTCCCAAGTACGCTCAATTCCTTTTGCCTCGACCTCGTCAGCGGTTTGCCTCAGGCCAGCAGTATCAATGATGTGCATTGGCACACCCTCAATCTGAATGCTTTCCTTCACTCGATCTCGGGTGGTTCCCGCTATTGGGGTAACAATCGCAACCTCTTCGCCGGCCAACCTATTTAATAAAGAGCTCTTTCCAACATTGGGGGCGCCAACTAAAACAAGTTGAATGCCATCGCGCAAAATCTTCCCCTGCTTGGCACCATCTCTTAAGGCTTGCAGTTTAGTTTTAACAGCCCCCAGGCGTTCGCGTGCTTGCGCATTTTCTAGAAATTCAATTTCTTCTTCTGGAAAGTCCAGTGTTGATTCCACCAAAATTCTCAGTTGCGTAATTTCTTCAACCAGGGCGTTGATATCGTCTGAAAACACGCCCTGTAAAGATCTTGCCGCGCCTCGAACAGCAGCCTCACTTTGAGCATCAATCAAATCTGCAATAGCTTCAGCTTGGGCCAGATCTACCTTGTTGTTTAGATAAGCGCGTAAAGTAAATTCACCTGGCTCGGCAATTACCAAACCATCATCTTTGCCTAGCTCAAGACAGCGCTTGATAACTAACTCAAGTAACTGCGGGCCGCCATGACACTGCAGCTCTAAAACATCTTCCCCAGTAAAAGATGCTGGAGCAGCAAAATAAATTGCAACAAGCTGATCAATTAATTGCCCGCCAGCATCCCGCAAACTTAGCAAAGTTGCTTGCCGCGGAAGAAGCTCTTTTTGAAAAAGAGCCTGGGTCATTGAAGATAAATTTTGTCCGCTGATGCGAACAACACCAACCCCAGCCTTGCCGGGAGCGGTTGCTACAGCAATGATGGGTAACTTTCTCGTCATCATTGCTGTGCGTTTTCCATTAAATCTTTAGGCCATTACTTATTTAGCAGGCTTTTTTCCAAACAAACGATTGATTTGCCACTGCTGTGCAATCGATAGAAGGTTGTTAGTTACCCAATACAAAACCAAGCCGGCCGGGAAGAAGAAGAACATGATCGAAAACACAATCGGCATGTACATCATTACCTTAGCCTGCACCGGATCAGGTGGCGTTGGATTAAGTTTGGTTTGCACAAACATCGACACCGCCATGATGATCGGCAAAATGTAATAAGGGTCTGGGATTGATAAATCATGAACCCATAGAATCCAAGGTGCGCCACGCATCTCTACTGATGACAAGAGCACCCAGTACAAAGAAATAAACACGGGGATCTGAATCACAACTGGTAAACAGCCGCCCAAGGGATTAATTTTTTCCTTGCGGTACATCTCCATCATTGCTTGGTTAAGCTTTTGTGGATCACCCTTAAATTGCTCCTTCATGGCCATCAAACGTGGCTGCACTTCTTTCATGCGTGCCATGGATTTATAGCTTGCGGCTGAAAGCGGGAAGAATACTAATTTGATCAAAATAGTTAACAGGATGATTGACCAACCCCAGTTACCAACAATATTGTGAATATGCTCTAACAACCAAAAAATTGGCTTAGCCAAGATCGTCAGGTAGCCGTAGTCCTTTAAAAGTTCAAGTCCTGGTGCAATCGTTTCCAGCATTCGCTCTTCTTGTGGGCCGACAAAAAGCTGCGCATTGGCGGTAACCGTGCTCCCGGTTGCTATTACACCCAACTGGGTTTGCATACCAACACGAAATAGGCCGTTATCCAATTTTCCTGAGTAAATATCTCGGGCTAACTTGGTGTCTGGAAT includes:
- the mnmE gene encoding tRNA uridine-5-carboxymethylaminomethyl(34) synthesis GTPase MnmE; amino-acid sequence: MTRKLPIIAVATAPGKAGVGVVRISGQNLSSMTQALFQKELLPRQATLLSLRDAGGQLIDQLVAIYFAAPASFTGEDVLELQCHGGPQLLELVIKRCLELGKDDGLVIAEPGEFTLRAYLNNKVDLAQAEAIADLIDAQSEAAVRGAARSLQGVFSDDINALVEEITQLRILVESTLDFPEEEIEFLENAQARERLGAVKTKLQALRDGAKQGKILRDGIQLVLVGAPNVGKSSLLNRLAGEEVAIVTPIAGTTRDRVKESIQIEGVPMHIIDTAGLRQTADEVEAKGIERTWDAIRLADLVVFLTAADAQSETSELKVQIMEALPSKCPILEVLNKSDLLSKELLVNPEAILISAKKGDGIDLLKHKILETVGWNGPQEGAIVARRRHLDCIERAAEHIEKSEQFAANGNNSLELFAEELFLAQNHLGQITGKLLPDDLLGKIFSQFCIGK